TTTGTCAGCCAGGACAAAATTTTTCCCGGCCATTTTTGTCTTTTTGAAGTGTTTACAACGTCTGCCGATGATTTTTTTAATGCCGCTTCTATGTTTTATCCCCCCTTTCCAAGCAGTTGACCTGCTTTTATAAATTACTGATTTAAGTAGTTCCGCTAATTTCAGGTGCTGGTTTCAGAATCCTGCCGCCAATCCACAACACTCTCTTCCAGCCAGTGCAGCAGGTAGTTTATTGCCATTCCCAAAAGAGCAATGGTGATGGTTGCCGCAAATAAGCGGGGAATTATATTATTCATGGCCGAATTGTGAATCACCCAGCCTAAGCCAGCGCTGGCGCCAATCATTTCCGCGGCGATGAGCATAAGGAAAGCATGGGAAGCACCAGTACGTACCCCGGTAAAAATAACCGGCGCCGTACCCGGCAAAATGACCTTGCGGAAAATGGTCATCCGGTCCGCCCCCATGGACCTGGCGCTTTTAATATACAGCGGATCTACCTGTTGAATCCCGGCAATGGTAGTAAAAAGCACCGGCCAAATGCTGGACCAGAAAATAATGCTTACTTTGGCAACTTCGCCTATACCGAAAAATAAGATAAAGATGGGAAACAGGGAAAAAGCGTTCACTTGCCCGAGCAAGCGCAACAAGGGCTGCATATGGCGGCCCAATGCCGGAAAAACTCCCCCCAGCAGAAAACCGAGCGGTACCGCCAGCGCGACAGCCAGCGCCAAGCCGATAAAAGTCCGCTGCAAGCTGGCTGCTATATGGATGAATAAATCCCCATTAGCCGCCAATTTTCCTGCAGCCAGCAGCACTTCCGACAAAGGCGGGATAAATTGTGCGTCAACCAAACCGATACGGGGAGCGATTTCCCACAAAAGGAAAAAAGCAATAATCCCGGACACATCAATCAACCACTCGATGAAACTATTTTGTGACTCTTTCATTAAACTCCCCCTCTAAGTATTTATAAAAACAAAAAAGGCCGGAAAGATATTCTCAAAGAGATACCTTACCAGCCTTTAGTTTTTAACTAATCAGCCTGGAAATAATAGATTATTAATCTCTTTTTAAATTACAATATCTTTGCAGAATTGTCAATAGGGTATTGTAAGTACTAGACAAAGCATACCAACAATACCAACAAAGTTTTTATTGACAAAACCATTATTGCAGGCTTACATTAAAATTATCTTAACATCCGCA
This window of the Methylomusa anaerophila genome carries:
- a CDS encoding ABC transporter permease — translated: MKESQNSFIEWLIDVSGIIAFFLLWEIAPRIGLVDAQFIPPLSEVLLAAGKLAANGDLFIHIAASLQRTFIGLALAVALAVPLGFLLGGVFPALGRHMQPLLRLLGQVNAFSLFPIFILFFGIGEVAKVSIIFWSSIWPVLFTTIAGIQQVDPLYIKSARSMGADRMTIFRKVILPGTAPVIFTGVRTGASHAFLMLIAAEMIGASAGLGWVIHNSAMNNIIPRLFAATITIALLGMAINYLLHWLEESVVDWRQDSETST